A stretch of Linepithema humile isolate Giens D197 chromosome 3, Lhum_UNIL_v1.0, whole genome shotgun sequence DNA encodes these proteins:
- the LOC105674282 gene encoding caspase-1-like isoform X2: MHTKQNKKSPVQNAISKYQYDKSSDEEPKSKLTSIIDSAGFSRLRSKSTSVIPDFYTPSRRNSDKPDTVKPQIEILHKIDAHVITAQNQNINDSVISKPSTSTAYMSVQEDADCYNMSHKNRGKCVIFNHEVFEITNFDNREGTAMDAKRLEKSFTRLGFEVKIHNDFTFNEIMNEIENLSEYDHTDNDCLCIIVLTHGLHQDLISAKDSIYNSDKIWKSFTANKCKTLAGKPKLFFFQACRGEQLDSGVVLSTRVQTRSNSVVLTGTDSVSSYKIPTHADFLLAHSSVQGFYTWRNPEEGTWYVQCLCDVLDKHGTEYELMNLLTMTARKVAINFASYNPNEISLHEKKQVPSVTTMLTRSVYFTPKSNT, from the exons atgcAT acaaagcaaaacaaaaaatcacCTGTCCAAAAtgcaatatcaaaatatcaatacGATAAATCATCTGACGAAGAACCTAAGAGCAAACTTACCTCGATTATAGATTCTGCAGGATTTTCACGACTCCGGAGTAAATCTACATCTGTTATTCCAGACTTTTAT ACACCGTCGAGAAGAAACTCTGACAAGCCAGATACAGTTAAGCCCCAGATAGAAATTTTGCACAAGATTGACGCTCATGTCATAACGGCTCagaatcaaaatatcaatgaTAGTGTTATAAG caaaCCTTCGACATCCACTGCATACATGTCTGTGCAAGAAGATGCAGATTGTTACAACATGAGCCACAAAAATCGTGGtaaatgtgtaatatttaatcatgAAGTATTTGAGATCACAAACTTTGATAATCGCGAAGGCACCGCAATGGATGCCAAAAGACTGGAGAAAAGTTTTACACGTCTTGGGTTTGAAGTAAAAATCCATAACGACTTTACCTTCAACGAAATTATGAACGAAATAGAGAATC TAAGTGAGTATGATCACACAGATAACGATTGTTTATGTATTATCGTTTTGACTCACGGACTACACCAAGATTTAATCAGCGCAAAAGACAGCATTTataattctgataaaatttggaaatcGTTCACCGCCAACAAATGTAAAACACTCGCGGGAAAACCGAAGCTGTTCTTTTTCCAG GCTTGTAGAGGCGAACAACTTGATAGTGGAGTCGTGCTGTCTACTCGAGTTCAAACTCGCAGTAATTCGGTGGTATTAACAGGAACTGATAGCGTATCATCTTATAAAATACCGACTCATGCAGATTTCTTGTTAGCTCATAGCTCGGTTCAAG gATTTTATACTTGGAGAAATCCTGAAGAAGGAACTTGGTACGTACAGTGCTTATGCGACGTCCTCGACAAACACGGAACAGAGTATGAACTGATGAATTTGTTGACGATGACAGCACGAAAAGTTGCGATAAATTTTGCTTCTTATAATCCGAACGAGATATCTCTGCACGAAAAAAAGCAAGTGCCATCAGTGACAACGATGCTCACTAGATCCGTTTACTTTACACCGAAATCCAACACGTAA
- the LOC105674282 gene encoding caspase-1-like isoform X1: MESSETNSNEAEKQQTKQNKKSPVQNAISKYQYDKSSDEEPKSKLTSIIDSAGFSRLRSKSTSVIPDFYTPSRRNSDKPDTVKPQIEILHKIDAHVITAQNQNINDSVISKPSTSTAYMSVQEDADCYNMSHKNRGKCVIFNHEVFEITNFDNREGTAMDAKRLEKSFTRLGFEVKIHNDFTFNEIMNEIENLSEYDHTDNDCLCIIVLTHGLHQDLISAKDSIYNSDKIWKSFTANKCKTLAGKPKLFFFQACRGEQLDSGVVLSTRVQTRSNSVVLTGTDSVSSYKIPTHADFLLAHSSVQGFYTWRNPEEGTWYVQCLCDVLDKHGTEYELMNLLTMTARKVAINFASYNPNEISLHEKKQVPSVTTMLTRSVYFTPKSNT, translated from the exons ATGGAATCTTCGGAGACCAACAGCAACGAAGCGGAGAAACAACAG acaaagcaaaacaaaaaatcacCTGTCCAAAAtgcaatatcaaaatatcaatacGATAAATCATCTGACGAAGAACCTAAGAGCAAACTTACCTCGATTATAGATTCTGCAGGATTTTCACGACTCCGGAGTAAATCTACATCTGTTATTCCAGACTTTTAT ACACCGTCGAGAAGAAACTCTGACAAGCCAGATACAGTTAAGCCCCAGATAGAAATTTTGCACAAGATTGACGCTCATGTCATAACGGCTCagaatcaaaatatcaatgaTAGTGTTATAAG caaaCCTTCGACATCCACTGCATACATGTCTGTGCAAGAAGATGCAGATTGTTACAACATGAGCCACAAAAATCGTGGtaaatgtgtaatatttaatcatgAAGTATTTGAGATCACAAACTTTGATAATCGCGAAGGCACCGCAATGGATGCCAAAAGACTGGAGAAAAGTTTTACACGTCTTGGGTTTGAAGTAAAAATCCATAACGACTTTACCTTCAACGAAATTATGAACGAAATAGAGAATC TAAGTGAGTATGATCACACAGATAACGATTGTTTATGTATTATCGTTTTGACTCACGGACTACACCAAGATTTAATCAGCGCAAAAGACAGCATTTataattctgataaaatttggaaatcGTTCACCGCCAACAAATGTAAAACACTCGCGGGAAAACCGAAGCTGTTCTTTTTCCAG GCTTGTAGAGGCGAACAACTTGATAGTGGAGTCGTGCTGTCTACTCGAGTTCAAACTCGCAGTAATTCGGTGGTATTAACAGGAACTGATAGCGTATCATCTTATAAAATACCGACTCATGCAGATTTCTTGTTAGCTCATAGCTCGGTTCAAG gATTTTATACTTGGAGAAATCCTGAAGAAGGAACTTGGTACGTACAGTGCTTATGCGACGTCCTCGACAAACACGGAACAGAGTATGAACTGATGAATTTGTTGACGATGACAGCACGAAAAGTTGCGATAAATTTTGCTTCTTATAATCCGAACGAGATATCTCTGCACGAAAAAAAGCAAGTGCCATCAGTGACAACGATGCTCACTAGATCCGTTTACTTTACACCGAAATCCAACACGTAA